From a region of the Streptomyces venezuelae genome:
- a CDS encoding UbiD family decarboxylase, whose protein sequence is MTKHLTSLREHLAALAELGDVRELHTPADTHLEIGAVIRRSAENRDPAPLFTAVKGYAPGFRVLGAPAALSSAPGAPWARVALSLGLDAAAHPLDIVEELAAARGREPIAPVVVDHGPCQENVLLGEDATLDSFPVPLIHDGDGGRYINTWGAIVVRTPDGSWTNWSIARVMMIDGRRMAGMVRPLQDVGKIFKLWRDRGEPMPFALVQGAEPAVPFACGMGLPSGTDEAGYLGAHFGEPLELVRCKTVDLEVPATAEIVIEGHVSLDETAPEGPMGEYAGYLTGKANPWPVFHISAITHRDNPILPVVSAGKPVEEDHTAVGTTYSAEALHQLRAAGLPVTAAWIVPETAINLLAVTVPRDWRERSAFTSTRMLTRAIAHLALRPKVGYWVTRIMVLDDDIDPTDLRDLMWAFHTRSHPTRGQILIEDQKVTPLHVVYSPEELAEGGPKIAYDCLLHPDEDKRARSTAFKDNFSADIQARALAIWENR, encoded by the coding sequence ATGACGAAGCACCTGACGAGCCTGCGCGAGCACCTCGCCGCTCTCGCCGAGCTGGGCGACGTGCGGGAGCTGCACACGCCGGCCGACACCCACCTGGAGATCGGCGCCGTCATCCGGCGCAGTGCCGAGAACCGCGACCCGGCTCCGCTGTTCACCGCGGTCAAGGGCTACGCACCCGGCTTCCGGGTCCTCGGCGCCCCCGCCGCGCTCAGCTCGGCGCCCGGCGCCCCCTGGGCCAGGGTCGCCCTCTCCCTCGGCCTCGACGCCGCCGCCCACCCGCTGGACATCGTCGAGGAGCTGGCCGCGGCGCGCGGCCGCGAGCCCATCGCGCCGGTCGTCGTCGACCACGGGCCCTGCCAGGAGAACGTGCTGCTCGGCGAAGACGCCACGCTGGACTCCTTTCCCGTACCGCTCATCCACGACGGGGACGGCGGCCGCTACATCAACACCTGGGGGGCGATCGTCGTCCGCACCCCCGACGGCAGCTGGACCAACTGGTCCATCGCGCGCGTCATGATGATCGACGGCCGCCGGATGGCCGGCATGGTCCGGCCGCTCCAGGACGTCGGGAAGATCTTCAAGCTGTGGCGCGACCGCGGTGAGCCCATGCCCTTCGCCCTGGTCCAGGGCGCCGAGCCGGCCGTCCCCTTCGCCTGCGGCATGGGACTCCCTTCCGGGACCGACGAGGCCGGCTACCTCGGCGCCCACTTCGGTGAGCCCCTGGAACTCGTGCGCTGCAAGACCGTCGACCTGGAGGTGCCCGCCACCGCGGAGATCGTCATCGAAGGGCACGTCTCCCTCGACGAGACCGCGCCCGAGGGACCCATGGGCGAATACGCGGGCTACCTCACCGGCAAGGCGAACCCCTGGCCCGTCTTCCACATCAGCGCCATCACCCACCGCGACAACCCGATCCTGCCCGTCGTCTCCGCGGGAAAGCCCGTCGAGGAGGACCACACCGCGGTCGGTACGACGTACTCGGCCGAGGCCCTGCACCAGCTCCGCGCGGCCGGGCTCCCGGTCACCGCCGCCTGGATCGTGCCGGAGACCGCCATCAACCTGCTGGCCGTCACCGTTCCGCGCGACTGGCGCGAGCGCTCCGCGTTCACCAGCACGCGCATGCTCACGCGCGCCATCGCCCATCTGGCGCTGCGCCCCAAGGTCGGCTACTGGGTCACCCGGATCATGGTCCTCGACGACGACATCGACCCCACCGACCTGCGCGACCTGATGTGGGCGTTCCACACGCGCAGCCATCCCACGCGCGGTCAGATCCTCATCGAGGACCAGAAGGTCACCCCGCTGCACGTCGTCTACTCGCCCGAAGAACTCGCCGAGGGCGGCCCGAAGATCGCGTACGACTGCCTCCTGCACCCCGACGAGGACAAGCGGGCCCGCAGCACCGCGTTCAAGGACAACTTCTCCGCCGACATCCAGGCCCGCGCCCTCGCCATCTGGGAGAACCGATGA
- the fabG gene encoding 3-oxoacyl-ACP reductase FabG translates to MVMVSGGTRGIGRAVAVHLAAEGYDIAFCGRSASAAAEETAELVRARGVSCFHEPCDVADHQAVETFVQRAEDALGPVYGLVNSAGIVKDNHLVMMPVDDWTSVIDTNLTGTFNFCRTVGFGMLKRRAGAIVNISSVAGVYGHATQANYAASKGGVNSLSRTLAKELARHGIRVNVVAPGFIETDMTDDLSDKARKEALAAVPLRRFGTAREVADLTGFLLSDKASYITGQILQVDGGVAL, encoded by the coding sequence ATGGTCATGGTCAGCGGGGGCACGCGCGGCATCGGCCGGGCCGTCGCCGTCCACCTCGCCGCCGAGGGGTACGACATAGCCTTCTGCGGCAGGTCCGCCTCGGCGGCCGCCGAGGAGACGGCCGAACTGGTCCGCGCCCGGGGCGTCTCCTGCTTCCACGAGCCGTGCGACGTGGCGGATCACCAGGCGGTCGAGACGTTCGTCCAGCGGGCCGAGGACGCGCTCGGGCCGGTGTACGGCCTGGTCAACTCGGCCGGGATCGTCAAGGACAACCACCTCGTGATGATGCCCGTCGACGACTGGACCTCGGTGATCGACACCAACCTCACCGGAACGTTCAACTTCTGCCGGACCGTCGGATTCGGCATGCTCAAGCGGCGCGCGGGCGCGATCGTCAACATCTCGTCGGTGGCCGGCGTCTACGGCCACGCCACACAGGCCAACTACGCCGCCTCCAAGGGCGGCGTGAACAGCCTCAGCCGCACCCTCGCCAAGGAGCTCGCCCGGCACGGCATCCGGGTCAACGTCGTGGCTCCCGGCTTCATCGAGACCGACATGACGGACGACCTCAGCGACAAGGCACGCAAGGAAGCCCTCGCGGCGGTCCCGCTCCGGCGCTTCGGCACCGCCCGGGAAGTCGCCGACCTGACGGGCTTCCTGCTCTCCGACAAGGCGTCCTACATCACCGGACAGATCCTCCAGGTGGACGGAGGCGTGGCGCTGTGA
- a CDS encoding 4'-phosphopantetheinyl transferase family protein produces the protein MTTPYPPVRPGELHLWWLTVPPAGTDTDTAARLLDPQQRARAERLNRPLHRHRKIMAHAGLRVLLAGHLGAHPSEVRLRRAPCPRCGGPHGRPYAEGGHGLEFSMAHAGDGVLYGFALGPVGVDLESTEVRPRTAAARLLPAAQRRTLDALPESERFRAFLGCWVRTEAYLKGIGTGLAHGLAAAEDAPADPAWQFVDPEVPGGFVAAAAVTGRALPAAAGSARGRLRTLTGRLPAASVLGAAESARTGEGRGMRDTDPGRRAAPRADAEEGQDTDAGQDADAVQDADAVQDALLDELRTATGRPPEALVAAIAAWPAPHAYASTAPGAYGRTDTEQADAERTDAGQAGAERADAERADAGQSGAGPVGGGWAGASARFTPRPGTPR, from the coding sequence GTGACCACGCCGTACCCGCCGGTGCGCCCCGGCGAGCTGCACCTGTGGTGGCTCACCGTGCCGCCGGCGGGTACGGACACGGACACGGCCGCGCGGCTCCTCGACCCGCAGCAGCGGGCGCGCGCCGAGCGGCTGAACCGGCCGCTGCACCGGCACCGCAAGATCATGGCCCACGCCGGCCTGCGCGTCCTGCTCGCGGGACACCTGGGTGCCCACCCGTCCGAGGTCCGGTTGCGGCGGGCGCCCTGCCCGCGGTGCGGCGGACCGCACGGCCGCCCCTACGCGGAAGGCGGGCACGGCCTGGAGTTCTCGATGGCCCACGCGGGCGACGGGGTCCTGTACGGCTTCGCCCTGGGCCCCGTCGGCGTGGACCTGGAATCCACCGAGGTGCGGCCGCGTACCGCCGCCGCCCGGCTGCTGCCGGCCGCGCAGCGGCGCACGCTCGACGCCCTGCCCGAGTCCGAGCGCTTCCGTGCCTTCCTGGGCTGCTGGGTCCGTACGGAGGCGTACCTGAAGGGAATCGGTACGGGGCTCGCGCACGGCCTGGCGGCGGCGGAGGACGCGCCGGCCGACCCCGCCTGGCAGTTCGTGGATCCCGAGGTGCCGGGCGGGTTCGTCGCGGCTGCGGCCGTGACCGGTCGCGCCCTGCCGGCGGCGGCCGGTTCCGCTCGGGGCCGCCTGCGGACGCTGACCGGTAGATTGCCCGCGGCGTCCGTCCTCGGCGCCGCCGAGTCGGCTCGAACAGGAGAGGGGCGGGGAATGCGCGACACCGATCCCGGCCGGCGCGCGGCGCCGCGCGCGGACGCGGAAGAGGGCCAGGACACGGACGCGGGCCAGGACGCAGACGCGGTCCAGGACGCAGACGCGGTCCAGGACGCGCTGCTGGACGAACTGCGCACCGCGACGGGCCGGCCGCCCGAGGCGCTCGTCGCGGCCATCGCCGCGTGGCCGGCGCCGCACGCGTACGCGTCCACCGCGCCCGGAGCCTACGGGCGGACCGATACGGAACAGGCCGACGCGGAACGGACTGATGCGGGGCAGGCCGGTGCGGAACGGGCCGACGCGGAACGGGCCGACGCGGGGCAGAGCGGTGCCGGCCCGGTCGGCGGCGGGTGGGCCGGGGCCTCCGCCCGTTTCACACCGCGGCCCGGTACGCCCCGCTGA
- a CDS encoding RNA polymerase sigma factor: MSTTRTRPADAAPGAPGPGELVAAALSGSQQAWAALVERYAPVVWTVARSHRLSSADCEEVFQMTWLRVYQSLPRMHTPERFPAWLTTCARRESLKQYERSGRYVPVGDTGSLDRPVTAHAGPEDALLSRERSAEVLSALAELPERDQQLLALLSSDPAPGYDEVSRRLGIARGSVGPLRGRALRRLGEQLHKKYGVSGAYRAAV, encoded by the coding sequence ATGTCTACGACGCGAACGCGCCCGGCGGACGCGGCCCCCGGAGCTCCCGGCCCCGGTGAGCTGGTCGCCGCGGCCCTGTCCGGTTCCCAGCAGGCGTGGGCGGCGCTCGTCGAGCGCTACGCCCCGGTGGTGTGGACGGTGGCCCGCTCGCACCGGCTGAGCTCGGCCGACTGTGAGGAGGTCTTCCAGATGACCTGGCTGCGGGTGTACCAGAGCCTGCCCCGGATGCACACGCCGGAGCGGTTCCCGGCCTGGCTCACCACCTGCGCGCGCCGGGAGAGCCTCAAGCAGTACGAACGTTCGGGGCGGTACGTTCCCGTCGGTGACACGGGGAGCCTGGACCGTCCCGTCACCGCGCACGCCGGGCCGGAGGACGCCCTGCTCAGCCGGGAGCGCAGCGCGGAGGTCCTGTCGGCCCTCGCGGAACTGCCCGAGCGGGACCAGCAGCTCCTGGCGCTCCTGAGCTCGGACCCCGCCCCGGGGTACGACGAGGTCAGCCGCCGCCTCGGGATCGCCCGCGGCTCGGTGGGCCCGCTGCGGGGCCGGGCGCTGCGCCGCCTCGGGGAACAGCTGCACAAGAAGTACGGCGTCAGCGGGGCGTACCGGGCCGCGGTGTGA
- a CDS encoding beta-ketoacyl synthase N-terminal-like domain-containing protein has product MSTAIAEAAADRPTLAVLPLAVTAVGVATPAGLGLEALGRAVAEGLTGHPEALPGDETPPPRPVRTVPDLRTEELIGRKGVRHLDRTTRLGLVACRLALDAQPDPVGERTGVVLGTSTGSIRSSSEYSMETLRQERPYLVNPSLFPNTVMNCAAGQIAIRHGLRGVNATLAGGHLAGVQALRYARNALRQGHADRLLVGGVEEFSPQGAWGWHLSGALDPQAPVGEGAAVLVVEPQDAALAAGRTALARVLACETGFAPRERLAEGLASVIAAALRRSGKDPAEVTTVSLGCTGRTGLDRVEESALGLALGGALPGQVVRVKETVGECFSADGVLQIAAVLGVWQHEGRTHGGTAVVTSVSGDGLVGCAVLDTAGSPG; this is encoded by the coding sequence ATGAGCACCGCCATCGCCGAAGCGGCCGCGGACCGCCCCACGCTCGCCGTCCTTCCGCTGGCCGTCACCGCGGTCGGCGTGGCGACGCCCGCCGGGCTCGGGCTCGAAGCCCTGGGGCGGGCCGTGGCCGAGGGCCTCACGGGACACCCCGAGGCGCTGCCCGGCGACGAGACGCCGCCGCCGCGGCCGGTGCGGACCGTACCCGATCTGCGGACCGAGGAACTGATCGGCCGCAAGGGCGTGCGCCATCTCGACCGGACCACCCGACTGGGTCTGGTGGCCTGCCGGCTGGCGCTGGACGCGCAGCCGGACCCGGTCGGTGAGCGTACGGGTGTCGTGCTCGGCACCAGCACGGGGAGCATCCGCAGCTCCAGCGAGTACTCGATGGAGACGCTGCGCCAGGAGCGCCCCTACCTGGTGAACCCCAGCCTCTTCCCCAACACGGTGATGAACTGCGCGGCCGGCCAGATCGCCATCCGGCACGGACTGCGCGGGGTGAACGCCACGCTGGCCGGCGGTCATCTGGCCGGTGTCCAGGCGCTGCGCTACGCGCGCAACGCGCTGCGCCAGGGGCACGCCGACCGTCTCCTGGTCGGCGGCGTGGAGGAGTTCAGCCCGCAGGGCGCGTGGGGCTGGCACCTGTCGGGGGCGCTCGACCCGCAGGCTCCCGTGGGTGAGGGCGCCGCGGTGCTGGTGGTGGAGCCGCAGGACGCGGCGCTGGCCGCGGGGCGGACGGCCCTCGCCCGGGTACTGGCCTGCGAGACGGGTTTCGCACCGCGGGAGCGCCTTGCCGAGGGGCTGGCGTCGGTGATCGCCGCGGCGCTGCGGCGCAGCGGCAAGGACCCGGCCGAGGTGACCACGGTCTCCCTGGGGTGCACCGGCCGGACCGGCCTGGACCGTGTGGAGGAGAGCGCCCTGGGCCTCGCCCTGGGCGGAGCGCTGCCCGGACAGGTCGTACGGGTCAAGGAAACGGTCGGCGAGTGCTTCAGCGCCGACGGGGTCCTGCAGATCGCGGCGGTGCTCGGTGTGTGGCAGCACGAGGGCCGCACCCACGGCGGCACGGCGGTCGTCACGTCGGTGTCCGGGGACGGCCTGGTGGGCTGCGCCGTCCTCGACACGGCCGGCTCCCCCGGCTGA
- a CDS encoding beta-ketoacyl-[acyl-carrier-protein] synthase family protein, translated as MPEPGTRRVAITGLGAVSSAGIGAAEFTASIRAGRRTTSPISGFDTTGFPHTHAGEVHDFDPAAWLRRIEPARWGRSSQFAASAARLAVADADLTESALAGARSGSVMGTTSGESAVIEELVSAWAADGLKSLDGSRVGAVPAGRIAAAVNSELGLSGEALTLATACSASNYALGYAYDMVASGEADYMLAGGADSLNRWAHAGFYRLGALAEEICRPFDADRAGILTAEGGVALLVEPYDRAVARGARIYAEVLGYSVNCDAEHMVHPDPGSIASCIRAAHRSAGVTPEDIDYICAHGTGTRTNDATEVAAAREVFGDRIPPISSIKSMIGHTMGAASGFGALICCMALYEGFLPPTAGVENVDPALGAGVDPVAGVARPASPRVVQNHGFAFGGNNAITILGRAS; from the coding sequence ATGCCTGAGCCGGGCACCCGCCGCGTCGCCATCACCGGTCTGGGGGCGGTGAGCAGCGCCGGCATCGGCGCCGCCGAGTTCACCGCCTCCATCCGGGCCGGCCGCCGCACCACCTCGCCCATCAGCGGCTTCGACACCACCGGCTTCCCCCACACCCACGCGGGCGAGGTGCACGACTTCGACCCCGCCGCGTGGCTGCGCCGGATCGAACCCGCGCGGTGGGGCCGCAGCTCCCAGTTCGCGGCGTCGGCCGCCCGGCTGGCGGTCGCCGACGCGGATCTCACCGAGTCGGCCCTGGCCGGGGCCCGTTCGGGGTCCGTGATGGGCACCACCAGCGGCGAGTCGGCCGTCATCGAGGAGCTCGTCTCCGCCTGGGCGGCGGACGGGCTGAAGTCCCTGGACGGCAGCCGGGTCGGCGCCGTCCCGGCGGGCCGGATCGCCGCCGCGGTCAACAGCGAGCTCGGGCTGTCGGGCGAGGCGCTGACGCTGGCCACCGCCTGTTCGGCCAGCAACTACGCGCTCGGCTACGCCTACGACATGGTGGCGAGCGGTGAGGCCGACTACATGCTGGCCGGCGGCGCGGACTCGCTGAACCGCTGGGCGCACGCCGGGTTCTATCGCCTCGGTGCGCTGGCCGAGGAGATCTGCCGTCCCTTCGACGCGGACCGCGCGGGCATCCTCACCGCGGAAGGCGGGGTCGCGCTGCTCGTGGAGCCGTACGACCGCGCCGTCGCCCGCGGGGCGCGCATCTACGCCGAGGTGCTCGGGTACAGCGTCAACTGCGACGCCGAGCACATGGTGCACCCCGATCCGGGCAGCATCGCCTCGTGCATCCGGGCGGCGCACCGCAGCGCGGGCGTCACACCCGAGGACATCGACTACATCTGCGCCCACGGCACCGGCACCCGCACCAACGACGCGACCGAGGTGGCGGCGGCCCGCGAGGTCTTCGGCGACAGGATCCCGCCGATCAGCTCGATCAAGTCGATGATCGGCCACACGATGGGCGCGGCCAGCGGCTTCGGCGCGCTGATCTGCTGCATGGCCCTGTACGAGGGCTTCCTGCCGCCCACCGCCGGTGTCGAGAACGTCGACCCCGCGCTGGGCGCGGGCGTCGACCCGGTGGCGGGCGTGGCCCGCCCCGCCAGCCCGCGGGTCGTGCAGAACCACGGGTTCGCCTTCGGCGGCAACAACGCCATCACCATTCTCGGAAGGGCCTCATGA
- a CDS encoding acyl carrier protein — protein sequence MSADTVTLTAEQDSQLREIVLEVLELDQAELTDTSSFIEDHDADSLLAIEILARIEKDLGVKIPQDALVEMVNLDGVRAVVTRSLEAGSDA from the coding sequence ATGAGCGCCGACACCGTCACCCTCACCGCCGAGCAGGACAGCCAGCTCCGGGAGATCGTCCTGGAAGTCCTGGAACTGGACCAGGCCGAGCTCACCGACACGAGCAGCTTCATCGAGGACCACGACGCCGACTCCCTCCTCGCCATCGAGATCCTGGCCCGCATCGAGAAGGACCTGGGCGTCAAGATCCCCCAGGACGCCCTGGTCGAGATGGTCAACCTCGACGGCGTCCGGGCCGTGGTCACGCGCTCCCTGGAGGCCGGTAGCGATGCCTGA